One segment of Sphingobacteriales bacterium DNA contains the following:
- a CDS encoding metallophosphoesterase produces MRWIVSYYQRQQHPTRWASRATFVNQLAIIAGIFPAATFLHGMLRNTYNYKVRNVNIALPNLPDAFKGFKILQISDIHIGSLSDRDKVKRGIDLINAQEADVVMFTGDLVNAKADEMDSQWINIFKEIKSKHGIFSSLGNHDYGDYVRWASTSEKIQNQSNIKDLHKKMGWRLLLNEFETIEKEGSKLAVIGVENWSSKPYFPKYGDLNRACTGCGDADVKILLSHDPTHWDGEVRTQKPDIDLTLSGHTHGMQFGIEIGSLRWSPAQYVYKQWAGLYQEGKQYLYVNRGFGVLGYKGRVGVMPEITVITLEKGDTKTA; encoded by the coding sequence GTGCGCTGGATAGTTTCTTATTATCAACGACAACAACACCCAACCCGCTGGGCTTCGCGGGCTACTTTCGTGAATCAATTAGCTATTATCGCCGGAATATTTCCGGCAGCCACTTTTTTACACGGTATGTTGCGCAATACTTACAACTATAAAGTTCGTAATGTAAACATCGCCCTGCCCAACCTGCCTGATGCTTTTAAAGGCTTTAAAATTTTGCAAATTTCCGACATACACATCGGCAGCCTGAGCGACCGCGACAAAGTAAAACGCGGCATTGACCTCATCAATGCACAAGAAGCCGATGTGGTGATGTTTACGGGCGACCTCGTGAATGCCAAAGCAGACGAAATGGACAGCCAATGGATAAATATTTTTAAAGAAATAAAATCCAAACACGGTATTTTTTCTTCGCTCGGCAACCACGACTACGGCGATTATGTGCGTTGGGCATCTACTTCGGAAAAAATACAAAACCAGAGCAACATCAAAGATTTGCACAAAAAAATGGGCTGGCGATTGCTCCTCAATGAGTTCGAAACCATTGAAAAAGAAGGCAGCAAATTGGCGGTTATCGGGGTAGAAAACTGGAGCAGCAAACCTTATTTTCCGAAATACGGCGACCTTAATCGTGCTTGTACAGGCTGCGGCGATGCCGATGTGAAAATTTTATTGTCGCACGACCCCACCCACTGGGACGGAGAAGTGCGCACCCAAAAACCCGACATTGACCTTACTCTTTCGGGGCATACTCACGGTATGCAATTCGGTATAGAAATAGGTTCGCTGCGGTGGAGTCCGGCGCAATATGTGTATAAACAATGGGCGGGCTTATATCAGGAAGGCAAGCAGTATTTGTATGTAAACAGGGGTTTTGGTGTGTTGGGCTATAAAGGTCGTGTGGGCGTGATGCCGGAAATCACCGTCATTACCTTAGAAAAAGGCGATACAAAAACAGCATAA
- a CDS encoding T9SS C-terminal target domain-containing protein has product MFSSRIYLFFFLFFISAYFQTFAQNSVSTPFSIVLEPLQIPELGGLQSFAFGQHEDKYLIVGGRLDGLHRRQPFATFDVAGHNTQIFVVNPATREKWSVSLDGLSASLREQLSSTNMEFYQEGNYLYLIGGYGYSPTADDHVTHNRLTAVDVPALINAIIQKKPIQSHFRQMTDDNFAVTGGRLRKIDEVYYLVGGQKFMGRYNPMGPDHGPGFVQEYTNAVRRFTLRDDGSFIFIKHLPEWNDSLILHRRDYNLVPQIHHNQESLLAFSGVFQKQADVPFLTAVYIDSTGYRQQENFLQHYNHYHCATTSLYDSSTQISHSLLFGGIAEYYDSSGVLIHDYNVPFVRSIARIAYAEDGTLQEYLLPNKMPALLGAAAEFLPAPQVPQYNNGVIKLHQLREKVNLIGYLYGGINSTAGNIFWDNEGEHSTASTQWYKVYVLKNDILGAHRLNTHSTHPFQLQILPLLDKKLLQITFQMPETAPLDIYISDATKKPLHQSNFREKNKGEHSLSFKIDNLDKGGIYDVRLESGNLIIEQRIIVIP; this is encoded by the coding sequence ATGTTCAGTTCGCGGATTTATTTGTTTTTCTTTCTGTTTTTTATCTCTGCTTATTTTCAAACCTTTGCTCAAAATTCCGTTTCCACGCCTTTCAGTATTGTATTGGAGCCGCTTCAAATTCCCGAATTAGGAGGCTTGCAATCCTTTGCTTTCGGGCAGCACGAGGATAAGTACTTGATTGTCGGAGGTCGCTTGGACGGATTGCACCGCCGACAGCCTTTTGCAACTTTTGATGTAGCGGGGCATAACACGCAAATTTTTGTGGTAAATCCTGCTACCCGCGAAAAATGGTCGGTTTCTTTGGACGGACTGTCGGCTTCGTTGCGCGAGCAATTAAGCTCCACCAATATGGAATTTTATCAGGAAGGAAACTATCTGTACCTCATCGGAGGCTACGGCTACAGCCCCACCGCCGATGACCACGTTACTCACAACCGCCTCACCGCCGTTGATGTACCTGCACTGATAAACGCCATTATTCAAAAAAAACCGATTCAGTCGCATTTTCGCCAAATGACAGACGACAACTTTGCCGTAACAGGCGGTCGTTTAAGAAAAATTGATGAGGTGTATTATTTGGTGGGCGGACAAAAATTTATGGGTCGCTATAATCCGATGGGACCCGACCACGGACCAGGTTTTGTGCAGGAATATACCAATGCCGTGCGCCGCTTCACTTTACGAGATGATGGCAGTTTTATTTTTATCAAACACCTGCCCGAATGGAACGATAGCCTCATACTGCACCGCCGCGACTACAATTTAGTGCCGCAAATTCATCATAACCAAGAGAGCCTCCTTGCGTTTTCGGGTGTTTTTCAAAAACAAGCCGATGTCCCTTTTCTAACCGCCGTTTATATCGACAGCACCGGCTACCGACAACAGGAAAATTTTTTACAGCACTACAATCACTATCATTGCGCTACCACTTCGCTCTACGACAGCAGTACCCAAATTTCGCACAGCCTCTTGTTTGGCGGCATTGCCGAATACTACGACAGCAGCGGCGTGCTGATACACGACTATAATGTTCCTTTTGTGCGCAGCATTGCCCGCATCGCCTACGCCGAAGACGGCACCTTGCAAGAATATCTGCTACCCAATAAAATGCCTGCGCTTTTGGGGGCTGCCGCCGAATTTTTGCCTGCCCCGCAAGTGCCTCAATACAACAATGGCGTTATCAAATTGCACCAACTCCGCGAAAAAGTGAATTTAATCGGCTATTTATATGGCGGTATCAACAGCACTGCAGGTAATATTTTTTGGGATAATGAAGGCGAGCACAGCACCGCCAGCACTCAATGGTATAAAGTTTATGTTTTGAAAAACGATATTTTGGGAGCACACAGGCTCAATACACACAGCACACACCCCTTTCAGCTGCAAATATTGCCGCTATTGGATAAAAAATTATTACAAATCACTTTCCAAATGCCCGAAACCGCACCGCTTGATATTTATATCAGCGATGCAACAAAAAAACCACTTCATCAAAGCAATTTCAGAGAAAAAAATAAAGGCGAACACTCCCTGAGTTTTAAAATTGATAATTTGGATAAAGGAGGCATCTATGATGTGCGCCTTGAAAGCGGCAACCTTATCATTGAGCAAAGAATAATTGTAATTCCTTAA
- the sprA gene encoding cell surface protein SprA has product MHFTKKRPFWLTFLPIFIAGIAIANNEQRNYLYEWVAPETEKENRSMAPADTNDLLFPIEDRYENFFYDENQWENENSFDLQDPPAIQQQVEYNPETNSYEVEENVGGLPYRPGADIQFNDFLEQSKNKSLSDYWQNPSNSLIEGDNTGAGAGSIFGNGLSMKSGALGRVFGEGCEVSIKPTGNIEVEMGFSKQRLENPTLPERVRNRPAQFMFDENINMSATGDVCGKIKLTTNYNTKSTFKFDRQIGLAYTGDEDDIIQRLEAGNINFPLPTTLIQGSQSLMGLKSELKFGRLTVRNVISQQNSKPNQLRIENGALEREFEISGYDYEEDRNFFLAHYFRNHFNEALAYLPYINSRVEITDIEVWITNRSGATERTRDIVAFMELGESDVRPLWNQNAIQVTPGSELPGNYDDPKVPGYDYQANDLHRKLIASPVDIRKMDRAAIYLDALGLKDGDDYRIAEARLLQPNEYTFDPKLGFISLNVTPQDNDIVAVSFRYRDNLTGKVFQVGELSTDITPNSSNTSSTENGREKLIFAKMLKNVQQKPSLPIWDLMMKNIYRLGTFGLSKEDFQLNVYYENPGKGTTRYLSEGSSTEKRSLINLLNLDRLNLQNDPYPDGIFDFIDNITIFTRNGRLMFPVIEPFGADLRTKFTENEQEIAEKYAFEQLYVDTKIRALQVPEKNRFVIKGSYKSSQSNEFTVGAFNLPPGSIKVTSGGLTLTEGVDYTVNYSLGRVTIINQAYLNSALPINISFEDNTLFGIQTKTFAGTRLDYWINKDFTLGATHVWLSERPFTPKTNYGDDPISNQMVGFDMNYFAETPWLTKALDKLPLISTKEPSSVKMYGEVARFIPGHARAIGKEGTVFIDDFEGSANAISMEFPLTRWTLAATPRTTNNRFPEAERLNDRSYGYNRALFNWYSIEQGNLQGTGFGNNVQADDIPAADKVSPFYRRINITDLFPTRQVNAQQASYLRTLNLAFFPQKRGPYNFDTAPSDVSAGLDGDGLLLDPASRWGGMQRALDITDFEQANVEFIEFWMLDPFIEKPDNSGELYLNLGNVSEDILKDAGRPFAENALPRPGGVAYVDTTAWARRPLNSPITNFFDNELSVRTAQDVGFDGVDNNGENALFADYLSAVQSIVTNPDARAIILGDPSNDDFYHFSDDNHYVGTVAMAERYSHFNHQQGNAAESQGQQINSSTNLPDAEDLNNDNSLQLSEEYFEYKINLSKESLEDGAANNSNFIIGKRVVNEGTSNAQTWYQFRVPIYNYTDKYGSIENFRAIQFMRVYLTGFEDTVVCRMTEFNLVRNQWRKYLTSLVEEGEYLPDDNGQFSEFNLGSVGIEESSARVPIPYLLPPGVEREQFFNQSTTPLRQNEQSLSVQVCDIPDGYARAAFKTERFDMRFFKRLRMFIHAEERNGQTLKDGDITAFIRIGNDFTENYYEYEIPLKITRLIADGTPLDQRRQLTWPTENNLDINLDDLVDVKKRRNYQDFIPRDSWLRPYTEIDDKGNKITVVGSPDIGKAKVIMLGVRNPKQKELGSSDDGFSKCAEMWFNELRLSDFDESGGWAAIASANAKLADLGSVAVTGNMHTPGFGSLEQKVTQRTRDTYYQYDVTSNLNLDKLLPKSWGLVIPMYAGVSESISNPKYDPYDTDVEMEDKLDMVKLKKGEEYADSIKKVAQTYESVKSLNFTNVRKVKTAGGNKPAANPVPAAGAGALPPPVNNKPAKPHFYDIENWNLTYIYTEKDRRDPIVEIENDKQHTGILAYTFPGKATYIQPFNKIITSKNKYLAIIKDINFNLVPSNVSFRNKVDRSIFKIKMRNLENDGFEAPTSYNKDFIWTREYGLKHNLTKSITLDFNAMNRSRIDEPMDSLTGALIPTPNKEQRKVFYDNIKTGGRDLDYNHNASLSYNVPLNKFPILDWITLRTRLDADFTWTTAPRPPRKLVYPFSTLDSLSNGNFIQNGRSEQINAEFNVRKFVTKIKYFDRLYNAKSTNTPPKDKNKDKKDKDAKEEEKDKDKKEKKSVAAAPSLAEKIFLKPLFSLNRVAITYNRKRSTQIAGFGFIGENRPDVLGQNLSVQAPGWDFVSGWQPDTSWLSDIAEKGWIIDNKLLNQEFRQTYERRLEARAAFEPFRDFKIDLIWNKTYRDTYNELFKMNEEDRFAHLTPRKTGNYSVTFLPINTTFDKLDTARISETFKQFEINRKIISQRLQAINPESQGEIYFNPLDSLYNSDYAKGYGPFSQEVIIPAFLAAYTKQDANKVSINNALNVLPRPNWTLQYNGLAKLPKLRDIFTTINIGHSYSATYTVNTFTSNLYFEGQVFEYDPNYIAPVVIDTMSGNFQVQYRIPDLTVNEQFSPLLGREATMKNGFTGKFEYKKQRSISLLFVDRQLSEMRTSEITVGAGYRFKGLKLPIKNRRGNPVTLKNDINVKMDFSVRDSRTLNYQLDQKTAQPTAGSKTIRISPSVDYVVNNRIKVALFYDRTRTVPYTSASFPITNSRGGIRITFSLAN; this is encoded by the coding sequence GTGCACTTTACTAAAAAAAGACCCTTTTGGCTCACTTTCTTGCCTATTTTTATAGCGGGCATTGCTATTGCTAATAATGAGCAAAGAAACTATTTATATGAATGGGTAGCTCCCGAAACGGAAAAAGAAAACAGAAGTATGGCACCTGCCGATACCAATGATTTATTGTTTCCGATAGAAGACCGCTACGAAAATTTTTTCTATGATGAAAATCAATGGGAAAATGAAAATTCCTTTGATTTGCAAGATCCGCCCGCCATTCAGCAGCAAGTAGAGTACAATCCAGAAACCAACTCCTACGAAGTAGAAGAAAACGTAGGTGGTTTGCCTTACCGTCCGGGAGCGGATATTCAGTTCAATGATTTTTTGGAGCAATCTAAAAACAAATCACTGTCGGATTATTGGCAAAACCCCAGCAACTCCCTCATTGAAGGCGACAATACAGGCGCGGGAGCAGGCTCTATTTTTGGCAACGGCTTATCCATGAAAAGCGGAGCTTTGGGGCGCGTGTTTGGCGAAGGTTGCGAAGTATCCATCAAACCTACCGGAAATATTGAAGTAGAGATGGGCTTTTCCAAGCAACGTTTGGAGAACCCCACTTTACCGGAGCGCGTGCGCAATCGTCCGGCGCAATTTATGTTTGACGAGAACATCAATATGAGTGCCACGGGCGATGTGTGCGGAAAAATAAAACTCACCACCAACTACAATACAAAATCCACTTTCAAATTCGACCGTCAAATCGGATTGGCATATACCGGCGATGAAGACGACATCATTCAACGCTTAGAAGCGGGCAATATCAACTTTCCTTTGCCCACCACGCTCATTCAGGGCAGCCAGTCGTTGATGGGCTTGAAGTCGGAACTGAAATTCGGGCGTCTGACGGTAAGAAATGTAATTTCACAACAAAACTCCAAACCCAATCAGCTTCGTATAGAAAACGGTGCTTTGGAGCGTGAATTTGAAATTTCTGGATATGATTACGAAGAAGACCGCAACTTTTTTCTCGCACATTATTTTCGCAACCACTTCAACGAAGCATTAGCTTATTTACCTTATATCAATTCGCGGGTAGAAATTACGGATATAGAAGTGTGGATAACGAACCGCAGTGGAGCTACCGAGCGCACCCGAGACATTGTGGCTTTTATGGAATTGGGCGAAAGCGACGTGCGTCCGCTTTGGAATCAGAATGCCATTCAGGTAACCCCCGGCTCCGAATTGCCGGGCAACTACGATGATCCCAAAGTTCCCGGCTACGACTATCAAGCCAACGACCTGCACCGCAAACTCATCGCCTCGCCGGTGGATATTCGCAAAATGGACAGAGCCGCCATTTATCTCGATGCACTCGGCTTGAAAGACGGCGACGACTATCGCATCGCCGAAGCACGTTTGTTGCAGCCCAACGAATACACTTTTGACCCCAAATTGGGTTTTATCTCCCTGAACGTAACCCCACAGGACAATGATATTGTGGCGGTTTCTTTTCGCTATCGCGACAATCTGACGGGAAAAGTATTTCAGGTGGGCGAACTCTCCACCGACATCACGCCCAATTCCAGCAATACATCTTCCACCGAAAACGGACGTGAAAAGCTCATTTTTGCCAAAATGCTCAAAAATGTACAGCAAAAACCCTCCTTGCCGATTTGGGATTTGATGATGAAAAATATATATCGTTTGGGTACTTTTGGCTTAAGTAAAGAAGATTTTCAATTAAATGTATATTATGAAAATCCGGGCAAAGGAACTACGCGCTATTTGTCGGAAGGTAGTTCCACTGAAAAACGCTCCTTGATTAATTTACTCAATTTAGACCGCCTCAATTTACAAAACGACCCCTATCCCGATGGTATTTTTGACTTTATCGACAACATCACCATTTTTACCCGCAATGGTCGTTTGATGTTTCCGGTGATAGAGCCTTTCGGAGCGGATTTACGCACTAAATTTACCGAAAATGAACAGGAAATAGCCGAAAAATACGCATTTGAACAATTATACGTTGATACCAAAATACGCGCTTTGCAAGTGCCCGAAAAAAATCGTTTTGTGATAAAAGGTTCTTATAAATCTTCACAGAGCAATGAATTTACGGTGGGTGCATTTAATTTGCCGCCCGGCTCTATTAAAGTTACTTCGGGCGGTCTCACTTTGACGGAAGGTGTGGATTATACGGTCAATTACAGTTTGGGACGTGTCACGATTATCAATCAGGCTTATCTCAACTCTGCCTTGCCGATAAATATTTCTTTTGAAGACAATACTTTGTTTGGTATTCAGACCAAAACCTTTGCGGGTACGCGTTTAGATTATTGGATTAATAAAGATTTCACGCTCGGAGCTACACATGTTTGGTTGTCGGAGCGACCTTTTACCCCCAAAACCAACTACGGCGACGACCCCATCTCCAACCAAATGGTGGGTTTTGATATGAATTATTTTGCCGAAACGCCCTGGCTCACAAAAGCCCTCGATAAATTGCCACTTATCAGCACCAAAGAACCTTCGAGTGTGAAGATGTACGGCGAGGTGGCGCGTTTTATTCCGGGACACGCCCGCGCCATCGGCAAAGAAGGCACGGTATTTATTGACGACTTTGAAGGCTCGGCAAATGCGATTTCGATGGAATTTCCGCTGACGCGCTGGACGCTGGCAGCCACGCCGCGCACGACCAACAACAGATTTCCCGAAGCCGAACGCCTCAACGACCGTTCTTACGGCTACAACCGCGCTTTATTCAACTGGTACTCCATTGAGCAGGGCAATTTGCAAGGTACAGGCTTTGGCAACAATGTACAGGCAGATGATATTCCGGCTGCGGATAAAGTTTCGCCGTTTTATCGCCGTATCAACATCACCGATTTGTTTCCCACACGTCAGGTGAATGCACAACAGGCTTCTTATTTACGCACTTTAAACTTAGCCTTCTTTCCTCAAAAACGTGGACCCTACAATTTTGACACCGCACCTTCCGATGTGTCGGCGGGTTTAGATGGAGACGGTTTATTGCTTGACCCTGCCAGTCGCTGGGGAGGCATGCAACGCGCTTTGGACATCACCGACTTTGAGCAAGCCAATGTGGAATTTATAGAATTTTGGATGTTAGACCCTTTTATTGAAAAACCGGATAATTCGGGTGAGTTGTATTTGAATCTGGGAAATGTTTCGGAAGATATTTTGAAAGATGCAGGTCGTCCTTTTGCCGAAAACGCTTTGCCACGTCCGGGTGGTGTGGCTTATGTGGATACCACTGCTTGGGCACGCCGTCCTTTGAACAGCCCCATCACCAATTTCTTTGACAACGAATTGTCGGTGCGCACTGCGCAGGACGTAGGTTTTGACGGGGTAGATAATAATGGCGAAAACGCATTATTCGCCGACTATTTGAGTGCGGTGCAAAGCATTGTCACCAACCCTGATGCCCGTGCCATTATTTTAGGCGATCCCTCGAATGACGACTTTTACCATTTTTCCGATGACAACCACTATGTCGGTACAGTAGCGATGGCAGAGCGTTATTCGCATTTTAACCACCAGCAAGGAAATGCGGCAGAATCGCAGGGGCAACAAATCAATTCTTCCACCAATTTGCCCGATGCAGAAGATTTAAACAACGACAACTCTTTGCAACTGAGCGAAGAATATTTTGAATATAAAATTAATTTGAGCAAAGAAAGCCTTGAAGACGGCGCAGCCAATAACAGCAATTTTATTATCGGCAAAAGGGTAGTAAATGAAGGAACAAGCAATGCCCAAACGTGGTATCAGTTCCGTGTTCCTATTTATAATTATACGGATAAATACGGCAGCATTGAAAATTTTCGCGCCATACAATTTATGCGCGTATATTTAACCGGCTTTGAAGATACGGTGGTTTGTCGTATGACAGAATTTAATTTGGTGCGCAATCAATGGCGTAAATATCTGACATCATTGGTAGAAGAAGGTGAGTATTTGCCAGATGATAACGGACAATTCAGCGAATTTAACCTGGGTTCGGTGGGTATTGAAGAAAGTTCGGCGCGTGTACCTATTCCATATTTGTTGCCGCCGGGTGTAGAGCGCGAACAATTTTTTAATCAAAGTACTACGCCTTTGCGCCAAAATGAGCAGTCTTTATCGGTTCAAGTGTGCGATATACCCGATGGCTATGCGCGTGCCGCTTTCAAAACGGAGCGTTTTGACATGCGCTTTTTCAAACGCCTGCGTATGTTTATCCACGCCGAAGAGCGCAACGGACAAACCCTCAAAGACGGCGATATTACGGCATTTATCCGCATTGGTAACGACTTTACCGAAAACTATTACGAGTACGAAATTCCTTTAAAAATTACGCGCCTCATCGCCGATGGCACGCCCTTAGACCAACGCCGCCAACTCACTTGGCCTACCGAAAATAATTTGGATATTAATTTAGATGATTTGGTAGATGTGAAAAAACGCCGTAATTATCAAGACTTTATCCCGCGCGACAGTTGGCTGCGCCCCTATACCGAAATAGACGACAAAGGCAATAAAATTACGGTGGTAGGCAGCCCCGACATCGGGAAAGCAAAAGTAATAATGCTCGGTGTGCGCAACCCCAAACAAAAAGAACTCGGCAGCAGCGATGATGGTTTTTCAAAATGTGCGGAGATGTGGTTTAATGAATTGCGCCTGTCGGATTTTGACGAAAGCGGCGGCTGGGCGGCGATAGCAAGTGCCAATGCCAAATTGGCTGATTTGGGTTCGGTAGCTGTGACAGGAAATATGCACACACCGGGTTTTGGTTCGCTGGAACAAAAAGTGACACAGCGCACCCGCGACACCTATTATCAGTATGATGTCACTTCTAATCTGAATTTAGATAAATTGCTGCCCAAAAGCTGGGGCTTGGTAATACCGATGTATGCCGGTGTTTCAGAATCTATCAGCAATCCGAAGTACGACCCCTACGATACCGATGTAGAAATGGAGGACAAATTGGATATGGTAAAATTGAAAAAAGGAGAAGAATATGCCGATTCCATCAAAAAAGTAGCACAAACCTACGAGTCGGTGAAAAGCCTGAACTTTACCAACGTGCGCAAAGTGAAAACAGCCGGTGGCAACAAACCCGCCGCCAACCCTGTGCCGGCAGCAGGTGCGGGAGCACTACCACCACCGGTCAATAATAAACCTGCCAAGCCACATTTTTACGACATAGAGAATTGGAATCTTACTTACATTTATACCGAAAAAGACCGCCGCGACCCGATTGTTGAAATAGAAAACGACAAGCAGCATACAGGTATTTTGGCATATACTTTTCCGGGTAAGGCAACATACATTCAACCATTTAATAAAATCATCACCTCTAAGAACAAATATCTGGCAATTATCAAAGACATTAATTTCAACTTAGTGCCTTCTAATGTATCCTTCCGCAACAAAGTGGACAGGTCTATTTTTAAGATAAAAATGCGAAATTTAGAAAATGACGGCTTTGAAGCACCCACTTCTTATAATAAAGATTTTATCTGGACGCGCGAATACGGTTTAAAACACAACCTGACTAAATCTATTACGCTGGATTTTAATGCTATGAACCGCTCGCGCATTGATGAGCCGATGGACTCGCTGACGGGAGCATTGATACCCACCCCCAATAAAGAACAGCGAAAAGTGTTTTATGATAACATAAAAACGGGCGGTCGTGATTTGGATTATAACCACAATGCCTCCTTATCGTATAACGTGCCTTTGAATAAATTCCCGATTTTGGACTGGATAACCTTGCGCACCCGCTTAGATGCGGACTTCACATGGACAACCGCCCCGCGCCCACCGCGTAAGTTGGTGTATCCGTTTAGCACTTTGGATTCCTTGAGCAATGGTAATTTTATTCAAAACGGACGCAGCGAACAAATCAATGCCGAATTTAATGTGCGCAAATTTGTGACCAAGATTAAATATTTTGACCGTTTGTACAACGCAAAATCTACCAATACTCCGCCAAAAGATAAAAATAAAGACAAAAAAGATAAAGATGCCAAAGAAGAGGAAAAAGATAAGGATAAAAAAGAAAAGAAAAGTGTGGCAGCAGCACCATCTTTGGCAGAAAAAATATTCCTGAAACCCCTATTCAGTTTAAATCGTGTGGCAATTACTTATAATCGCAAACGCAGCACGCAAATAGCGGGTTTTGGCTTTATCGGCGAAAATCGTCCCGACGTATTGGGGCAAAATTTGAGTGTGCAAGCTCCGGGCTGGGATTTTGTAAGCGGTTGGCAGCCCGACACTTCATGGTTGAGCGATATTGCCGAAAAAGGTTGGATTATTGACAATAAATTACTGAATCAGGAGTTTCGGCAAACCTACGAAAGACGTTTGGAAGCAAGAGCCGCATTTGAACCTTTCCGCGATTTTAAAATTGATTTGATTTGGAACAAAACCTATCGCGACACTTATAATGAGTTGTTTAAAATGAACGAAGAAGACCGTTTTGCGCACCTCACTCCGCGAAAAACCGGAAATTATTCGGTTACATTTTTGCCCATCAATACCACCTTCGACAAATTAGACACCGCACGCATTTCAGAAACCTTTAAACAATTTGAAATCAACCGGAAAATTATTTCGCAACGTTTGCAAGCCATTAACCCCGAATCGCAGGGCGAAATTTATTTTAATCCTTTGGACAGCTTGTATAATTCCGACTATGCAAAAGGCTATGGTCCTTTTTCGCAGGAAGTAATTATTCCGGCATTTTTGGCGGCATATACCAAGCAAGATGCCAATAAAGTTTCTATCAACAATGCCCTGAATGTATTGCCGCGCCCGAACTGGACTTTGCAGTACAATGGTTTGGCAAAATTGCCCAAACTGCGTGATATATTCACCACTATCAATATCGGACACAGTTATTCGGCAACTTACACAGTCAATACTTTTACCTCTAATTTGTATTTTGAAGGGCAGGTTTTTGAATACGACCCGAATTATATTGCACCGGTGGTAATAGATACGATGAGCGGAAACTTTCAGGTACAATATCGTATTCCCGACTTGACGGTCAATGAGCAATTCAGCCCTTTATTGGGTAGAGAGGCAACAATGAAAAATGGATTTACCGGAAAATTTGAATATAAAAAACAACGCAGTATCTCCTTGTTGTTTGTGGACAGGCAACTGAGCGAAATGCGCACTTCAGAAATTACGGTAGGAGCGGGTTATCGTTTTAAAGGATTAAAATTGCCGATAAAAAATCGCAGAGGCAATCCCGTTACACTCAAAAACGACATCAATGTGAAGATGGACTTTTCGGTACGCGACAGCCGCACTTTAAATTACCAACTTGACCAAAAAACGGCACAACCTACGGCGGGCAGCAAAACCATTCGTATTTCGCCGAGCGTGGATTATGTAGTGAACAACCGTATAAAAGTGGCTCTTTTCTACGACCGCACCCGCACCGTACCTTATACTTCGGCTTCCTTCCCGATTACCAACAGTCGTGGCGGTATCCGTATTACTTTCTCTTTGGCGAATTAA
- the ruvA gene encoding Holliday junction branch migration protein RuvA, which yields MIAYIEGKLAHISPTTAIIECSGIGYTLHISLYTYEKIRSATTCRLYAHYYISAEQIPTLYGFADEAERMLFLELTSVSGVGTATARMILSTYSPDEVQRAIVGNNLKMLQAVKGVGPKAAQRLVLELKDRLAKTALPEENNFSATHNTFADDALQALSALGISKNQAVRAVNRALKDNPSGINSVQTLIKEALKIVSSL from the coding sequence GTGATTGCATATATAGAAGGAAAACTTGCCCACATTAGCCCTACTACCGCTATCATAGAATGTAGCGGTATAGGCTATACTTTGCATATCAGTTTATATACATACGAGAAAATACGCTCTGCCACCACTTGCCGCCTTTATGCACATTATTATATTAGTGCAGAGCAAATTCCAACGCTGTATGGTTTTGCTGATGAAGCGGAGCGTATGCTGTTTTTGGAGCTGACCTCTGTATCGGGGGTGGGTACGGCAACGGCGCGTATGATATTGTCCACCTACTCACCCGACGAGGTGCAGCGTGCCATTGTAGGCAATAACCTCAAAATGTTGCAAGCCGTGAAAGGGGTGGGACCCAAAGCCGCACAGCGTTTGGTATTAGAACTCAAAGACCGCCTTGCCAAAACTGCGCTGCCCGAAGAAAATAATTTTTCCGCCACACACAATACTTTTGCCGATGATGCGTTACAAGCATTATCCGCTCTTGGAATTTCTAAAAATCAGGCGGTTCGTGCAGTAAACAGAGCCTTGAAAGACAACCCTTCAGGCATTAACAGCGTACAAACATTAATAAAAGAAGCCCTTAAAATTGTAAGTAGTTTATAA